A stretch of DNA from Acidimicrobiales bacterium:
GCCGGGCCCTCCGGCCCAGGTCGCCGAGGTCGACCCGGCCGGCCTCGGCCGCCTTGGCCAGGCGCTCCGCCAGGTCGAGGGCGTCGTCCAGGATGGGGACCTGGGCCGCGGCGTCCTGGCCCATGTCGTGGAGGATCGTGCGCTCGGTGCGGGAGGCGACGATCGGCTCGGTGATCCCCTCGACCCACACCCGGGTGCGTCGCCCGTCGCCGCGCTCACCGCCCCGGAGCGGCTCCAGGGCGTAGATGCGGTCGACCCGGGCGAACTTGCCGAATCCGAGGGAGACCATGCGGGGCTCGGCGGCCATGCAGGAAGTATCCCCGCACGAACGACCGTTCCCACGTTCCGACGTGAGATCGTCACGCTCCCGCGTGAGCGTGGGCGTCAGCGGGGTTCGTCGCCCCGGAGGGTCACCCGCTGGATCACCCGGTGCTCGTCGCCGAAGTCGCCGACGACCGCGTGCTGCGTGGCCCGGTTGTCCCAGAAGCCGATGTCGCCCTGGCTCCAGTGGTAGCGCACCGTGTGCTCCGGCTTCACCGCGTGGGTGTAGAGGAAGGCGAGCAGCGCGTCGCTCTCGGCCCGGTCGAGCTCCTTGATGTGCGACGTGAAGCCGGGGTTCACGAACAGGGTCTTGGCGCCGGTCTCCGGGTGCGTGCGCACGACCGGGTGCTCGACCGGCTCCAGCTTCAGCAGCTTCTCGCCCTCCCAGCGGCCCTCGCCCACGAGGTCGAGGATGCCCTTGAACTGGTCGCGGCCGTCGTGCACCGCGGTGAGTGTCTCGAGGAAGGCCTGCAGCGCCGGGCTGAGCGACGCGTACGCCGCCTGCTGGTCGGAGAACAGGGTGTCGCCGCCCGCCTCCGGCACCACGACGGCCCGCAGGATCGACCCGAGCGGCGGCCGCGGCACGAAGGTGACGTCGGTGTGCCAGGCGATGCCCCGGTAGCGGGTGCTGACGTCGCCGTAGGTGGAGTAGAGGTCGCGGGCCGCGGTGTAGTCGATCTGGAACACCTCGGGGTGGCCGTCGAGGCCCGGGATGACCGGGTGCCCCTCGGTCGGCTCGCCGAAGCGGGAGGCGAACGCCAGGTGCTCGGCCGGCTCCAGGTGCTGCTCGGGGAAGAACACCACCTTGCGCTCGAGCCACACCCGGCGGACGGCGGCGACGGTCGCGTCGTCGAGGTGGCGCACGTCGAGACCGCGGATGACCGCGCCGATCGTGCCGGACAGCGGGACGACGTCGAGCTCGACGTCGATCTCGGTGATGGTCACAGGTTCCCTCCCAGGGGTGATGGCTCTTCGACTCCGAGCTCGGTGAGCAGGCGCGCCCGCAGGACGACGAACCGGTCGTCGCTGCGGAGGCGGGGCGTGGGCACGTCGACGGGCACGTCGAGCGAGATGTGGCCGTCGGTGAGGACGAGCACCCGGTCGGCCAGCAGGATCGCCTCGTCGACGTCGTGGGTCACCAGCAGCACCGCCGGGCGGTGCCGGGCGCACAGCTCCTGCACCAGCGCGTGCATGCGCAGGCGGGTCAGGGCATCGAGCGCCCCGAAGGGCTCGTCGAGCAGCAGCAGGTCGGGGGCCCGCACCAGCGCCCGGGCCAGCGCGGCCCGCTGCCCCTCGCCGCCCGACAGCGTCTTGGGCCAGTCGTGCTCGTGGCCGGACAGCCCGACCTCGGCGATCGCGGCGCGCCCGCGGGCCTCGGCGTCGTCGCCCCGCAGCCCGAGCACGACGTTGCCGAGCACCGACATCCATGGGAGCAGTCGGGCGTCCTGGAAGCCGACGGCCCGTCGCACCGGCACGTGGGCGTCGCCCGCGGCCCCGCTGTCGAGCCCCGCGAGGATCCGCAGCAGCGTGGTCTTGCCCGACCCGCTCCGGCCCAGCAGCGCCACGAACTCGCCCGTGGCGATCTCGAGGTCGATGCCGCGCAGCACCGCCCGGTCGCCGAAGTCGCGGCGCAGCGCGTGGGTCAGCGTCCCGGTTGCCACCGCAGGAGCCTTCCTTCCAGGGCGCGGACGACGGCGTCCGACACCAGGCCGAGCACGGCGTAGACCACCAGGCAGACCACGATGACGTCGGTCTGGAAGAACGTCTGGGCCCGCACCATCAGGTAGCCGATGCCGCTGCTGGCGTTGATCTGCTCGGCGAACACCAGCAGCAGCCAGGCGACGCCGGTCGCCATCCGCAGGCCGACCAGGAAGCCGGCCCGGGCGCCGGGCAGCACCACCCGGCGGAGGCGGTCGAAGCGGCCGAGGCCGAGGACGGTCGCCAGCTCCAGGTGCCCCGGGTCGATCGCCCGCACCGCGGCGCTGGTGTTGACGTAGATCGGGAAGGCGACGCCCAGCACGATCATGGTGATCTTCGTGGTCTCGCCGACGCCCAGCCACACGATCAGCAGCGGCTGGAGGCCGAGGATCGGCACGAAGCGCAGCATCTGCATGTTGGCGTCGACCACGTCGTCGCCGACCCGGGACAGCCCGGCCACGAGCGCCAGCGCCGTGCCCAGCGGGATGCCGAGGCCCAGGCCCCAGCCGACCCGCTGCAGCGACGCCCACAGTGCCTCGGCGAGGGTGCCGTCGCGGGCCAGGTCCCAGCCGACGGTCAGCACCGCGGACGGCGCCGCCAGGATGTCGGGCCGCAGCCACCCGGCCGCGGCCGCCAGCTCCCACAGGGCCAGCAGCAACGCCACGCCGGCCAGCCGCTCGACGCCCTTGGGGAGCCGTCGACGTCGGGCGTCCACCTCCCCGGCGGGGCGGGTGGGCAGGCGGATCAGCTCGGGGGCGGCGGGATGCAGGTCGACGAGGTCGGCCACCTCCACCACGTCGGTCTCGGGCGAGCGGAGGTCGGTCATCCGGACTGGGCCTCCTCGACGAGGTCGCGGAAGCGGACGTCGAACTCGGCGGACACGTCGACCGCCTCGGGGACCTGGCCGGCGGCGACGAACAGGTCGGCGAGCGCCTGCTGCTGGTCCTCGATGTCGCCGGGGAGCTCGATGAAGGAGCCGACGCCCTGGGCCTCCACGATCTCGGCGGCCCGCTCCGGCGTGAGGCCGTACTGGTCGACGTACACCGCCTGCGCCACCCCGTCGGGGTTCGCCCGCAGGTAGGTGAAGGCCCGCACCAGCCGGGCCGTGTAGTCGGCGAGCGCCGCGGTCTTGGCGTCGTCGGCGAGCGTGGCGGCGCTGGCGATGAGGAACGACGACCGGTCGGTGATCTCGTCGGCGCTGTCGACCACCGGGGCCGTCGGGTTGGACGCCAGGTAGACGCTGGTGAGGGGCTCCACCGAGATGGCGGAGTCGGCGGAGCCGCCCGACAGCGCCGAGCCGACCTGGGTGAGGGGCACGTCGACGGTGGTCACGTCGGCCGGGTCGACGCCGGCCGCGTCGAGTGCCTGCAGCAGCGCCGCCTCGGCCGCGGTGCCCCGCTGGTAGGCGACGCTCCTGCCCGCCAGGTCCTCCCAGCCCTGGATCTCCTCCTCGCCGGGTGCGGTGACCAGCCGGTAGGAGCCGTTCTCGCTGGCCCATCCGGCCACGGCGACGATGTCCTGCCCCTGGGCCTGGGCGAAGATCAGCGGCGTGCTGCCGACGAAGCCGGTGTCGACGGCCCCGCCCTGGAACGCCTGCAGCATCGGCGGCCCGCCCACGAACGACGAGTACTCGACCTCGTAGCCGAGGTCCTGGTCCTCCCCCGCCAGCGACAGGATGGTCTGGAGGTACTCGAGCTGGTCGCCGACGCGCAGCGTGGTGCCGGCGGGGATCGACTCGGGCACCGCGACCTGTTCGACGTCGGTGGCGGCGTCGGACGGCGTGTCGTCCTCGGGCCGCGTCGACGCCTCGTCGCTGCAGGCCGTCGCCAGCAACGACGCCGCCGTCAGGATCGCCCCCAGGAGCCCCAGCGTGGATCTGTTCCGCACACCCCGCCCTTTCCCTAAAAGATGATCAACTCGATCAACTTTACAGGGAACACGGGAAGCTGCAACTACTCCTCGGCTTGCGACCGCTGGAGGCTGGTTTGGTGGAGGCCGTACCAGACGTCGACGGTGTCGAGGCCGGCGGGCACCGCGACGAGCGTGAAGCTCCACTCGCCCGAGGTCGCGGCCTCCGAGCCGGGCAGCGGTTCAGGGACGGTGACGGGGAGGGCAGGGCTCGGCCGCGACACCACGGGCGTCACGCCGCTCGACACCGCAGCGGCGTACCAGGTGTCGCCCACCACGAACCCGGTGGACAAAGAGCTGCCGAAGGCGACGTCCGCCGGGCAGATGCGGGTGCCGCCGGCAGGTTGCAGGCACAGGATGGCCATCGCGCTGGTGCCGCGCACCTCCAGGCGGGCGTCGCCCAGCTCGGCCGAGGCGACGAGATCCTGCCCACCGACCCGGTCCCGGACGGCCTCGCGCAGCTGCGTGAGCTCGCCGGCCGCGACGGCCTCCACGCTGTCGGCGACCCGCACCAGCGTGGCCCGGTCGACGGCGGTGGCGTTGGCGTCGACCCAGAGCCTCCGGCCGTCGGGCCAGTCGCGCCGCACGGTCCCGTAGCGGGGGTCGTACGACTCGAGGACACCGTCCTCACCGCGGTCCGCGTGGAGCCAGGTCCGCAGGTAGCTCGACGAGATGCCGCCCCCGGTGGCCGTCGTCGTGTGCACCTCCAGCTGCCGACCCTCCCCGGGGGCGAGGCTCAGAGCAGCGTCGAGGTAGAGGAACCGGGCGCTCAGCACCGTGCCCCCGGCGGGCGCCGGCGAGGTCTCGCCGAGGAGGTCCAGGTCACCACTCGACTGAGGCGCGAACCCGACCAGCCGATCGTCCGACCGCCACGTCAGCCCGTCGAGGAACGCGACGGTCTCCTCCAGGCCGATCCCGACGAACGACGCGCTGACGTTGACGTCGTCCTCGTACCAGCTGAGCGTCGACGTGGTGTCGGGGAACTCCTTCGCCGGCATCAGGTCAGCCTGGATGCCGCGCACGGTGGTGGGGCTCGCGCCGACAGGCAAGCCACCCTCGCCGTACTGGATCCACACGTGCACGGCACCGTCGGCCGTGCCCCCGCCCCGGCCGAAGAGCTGTTCGAGGCCGATCCCGGCCGAATCCGAGGGCGACTGCTCCCAGGTCACGGCCCACAGGGTGAGGTCGTCGGGCGACCACGACGGTGCGAGCACCCCGTCCACGCCCGACTCCGCCTCCGTCGTCGTCGTCGAGGCCGCGGTGGAGGTCGTCCCGCCGTCGTCGGACCCCCGTCGGAGCGCGACGACCGCCGCGGCACCGAGCACCGCCACGACCGCGACGGCGGCGATGCCGAGGACCAGCCGGCCGCGCGACCGCGGGGTGAGCGACAGCGGCATCGCCTCGGCGGCACGGGTCACCGGGCGATCGGCGTCGAACGGGCCGGGACGCACTGTGACCTGGTCGGCCTTGGCCCGGAGGGTGGACCGGACACGTGTCGCCATGGGCTCTCTGCGGGGGCTCATCGACTCACCTCACGTCGTAGGTCGGCCAGCGCCCGGCGGGTGCGGCTGCGGACGGTCGCGGCGGAGCAACCGAGGAGCTCGGCGATGGCGCGGTGCGACAGGTCCTCGTAGAACCGCAGGACGAGGACGGTCTGCCGCTCCTGCCGGAGCCGCCCGATCGCCGTCCAGGTCTCGTCCAGCTCGGGCTCCCCAAGGGCGCCGGGGTCGAACGTCCCGGCCAGCCGGCGCCGCTCCAGGTCCTGCCGGCGCTGCCACGTGATCGCCATCCGCACCACCGCCGTGCGCAGCCAGCCGGCCGGGGTCACCACCGCGTCGAAGTACTCGTAGAGGCGCACGAAAGCGTCCTGCGTCAGCTCCTCGGCGACCTCACGGGAGCGCACCAGCAGGTACGCGAGCCGGGTGACCGCCTCGTACTCCTCCTCGTAGACGACCTCGAACGAGACCTCGGGCACCGGTGCCCGCCTGTCGAGCAGCATCAGCGCCCCCTTGCTCCCGACGTCGCCATCATCATGAAAGACGACGAGCTCGGGTGTTGCGTGCCCAGATTCCTGTCGGCCGGGGCCGGGTCGGTACCGTCGGGGGATGGTGTCCCGCCGGGTCCCCCGTCCGGTGTTGGTGGGCGCTACCGTGCTGGTGGTCGCCGCGGTGGTCGCGCTCGTGGCGTTCCGGGGCGAGGCCGACGACGGCCCGTCGCCCGACGAGGTGCGCGCCGTCGAGCTGGGCGCGCTCGGCGACGGCGCCCCTGTCCGGCTGGGCGACCTGCTCACCGACGGACCGGTGGTGGTCAACTTCTTCGCCGAGTGGTGCCAGCCGTGCCGACAGGAGATGCCCGCCTTCGAGCGCGTCCACCAGGAGCGGGGCGACGACGTGACCATCGTCGGCGTCTCGATCGACCACCAGGCCCGCCGCGGGCTGGAGGTGGTCGACGAGACCGGTGTCACCTACCCGACGTACGCCGACCCGACCGGCGAGGTGCTCGCGCTGTTCGAGGGCACCCAGATGCCGACCACCGTGTTCGTCAACCCCGACGGCTCGGTCGCCGCCACCCACATGAGGGAGCTCGAAGCGGACGACCTGCGGGCCGAGATCGACGAGCTGCTGGCGTGATCGCCTCGCTCGGCCCCGAGGGCTCCTTCGCCTGGTACCTGACGATCGGCATGGTGGCCACGGTGAACCCGTGCGGGTTCGCCATGCTGCCCGCCTACCTGTCGTACTTCATGGGCCTCGACAGCTCCGCCGACGACGCGCTGCACGACGCCGGCCTGCGCCGGGCGGCCCGTGTCGCCCTCGCCGTGTCGGCCGGCTTCCTGGCGGTGTTCGCCGTGGCAGGGACGCTGGTGAAGGCGTCGTCGCTGCCGGTCTACGAGTACGCGCCCTGGATCTCGGTGGTGATCGGCGTGAGCCTGGTCGCCCTCGGCGTCGCCATGCTCGCGGGCTGGGAGCCGACGCTCCGCTGGCTACCGGCACCGGGGGGCGGCACACGCAACGGCCAGCGGGAGCGCACCGTGCGGGCCATGTTCGTGTTCGGCGTGTCCTACGCCGTGGCCTCGATCGGCTGCACGCTGCCCACGTTCCTTGTCGCCGTGTCGGGGACGATGGAGCGCGAGTCGTTCGTCGACGGGGTGGTGGTGTTCGGCATCTACGCCCTGGGCATGGGCCTGGTGCTCACCGCGCTCACGGTGTCGATGGCGCTGGCCCGCACGTCGGTGCTGCGGCTGCTGCGCTCCGCCCAGCCCTACATCCACTCGATCTCGGCGGCGCTGGTGACGCTCGCCGGCGTGTACGTCGCCTACTTCGGGATCCTCGAGGTGCGCACCGACCGGGCCGACGGGCCGAACGTGCCGTCGTCGGGCGTGGTCGACGTGGTCACCGGCTGGTCGCAGGACGTCGCCGAGACGATCCGCTCGATCGGCGCCGTGGAGATCGGCGTCGCCGTCGCGGCCCTGCTGGGCCTCGGTCTCGCCTGGACCGCACGGCCCAGGCGAGACACGGAGCCCTGACGACGTCTCGTCAGTTCAGGTTGTGGTCGGACAGCCAGTCGGCGGCGATGTCCGCGGCGTCTTCCTTGTCGATGTCGTAGCGCTTGTTGAGGTCGGTGAGATCCGTGGTGGTCAGCTCGGCCGACACGCTGTCGAGCAGGGCGGCCAGGTCCGCGCCGTAGGCGTCGGACAGCTCCTGGGTCGCCACCGGCAGCACGTTGTCGGCGGCGAGCATCTGCTTGTCGTCCTCCAGGAGGACCCAGCCCTCGTCCGCGATGCGCCCGTCGGTGGAGAACAGCAGCGCCACGTCGATGGCGCCCTCCTCCAGCGACGTCGGGATCACGCCCGTGTCGAGCGGCGTGAAGTTGGGCGTCAGGTCGAGGCCGTAGACCTCCTGCAGGCCCGGGATGCAGAAGGCGTTCTCCTCGCAGTCCTGCGGCGCGCCGAGCGACAGGTCCTGGCCCTTCTCGGCCAGGTCGGACAGCGTCTCGATCCCCAGCTCGTCGGAGGTCTCCTGGGTGATCACGAACGCGTTGGTGTTGACGGCGTCCGACGGCTCGAACGCCACCAGCGCGGGGTCGTTGTCCTCCAGGAACGGCGTCAGCAGGTCGAACGTCGCCGCGGCATCGCTGGTGGCGACACCCGGCTCTCCACCAGCCTGCTCGTTGAGGAACTCGACCTCCGATGCCAGGTAGTCGGGTGCCAGGTTCACGTCGCCGCTCTCGAACGCGGCGAAGAGCAGGTCACGGAACCCGCCCAGCGACTGGGTGTCGGCCTGGAAGCCGTCGGCCTCGAGGGCCTGCTTGTAGATCTCGGCGAGGATGGCCGACTCGCCGAAGTCCTGGGCGCCGATCTGCACGGTCGGGCCCTCCCGATCGGCCGTGGCCGTGTCGTCGTCGTCGCCACACGCCGTGGCCACCAGGCCGAGCGCGAGCACGACGATGGCGGCGACCACCTTGCGCTGTCGTTTCATGGGGTCTGTCCCTCCACTTCTGGGTTGTCGAAAGAGCTCGGGCTGGCCCTCCGCCACGGCATCAGCCACCGCTGGGCCTGGGCGAAGAACCCGTCGGTCAGCAACGCCACCGCCGCGACCAGGATCGCCGCGGCCAGCAGCGGGCCCTTGTCGGACCGGGTGAACCCGGCGACGATCGGCGAGCCCAGGCAGCGGAAGCCGACCAGGGAGCCCAGCGTCGCGGTGGCGATGATCTGGACGGCGGAGATGCGCAGGCCGGTGAGGATCAGCGGCATCGCCACCGGCACCTCCACCTTCCGGACCAGCTCACCCGGCTGCATGCCCATCCCCTGTGCCGCCTCGAGGGCGTCGTCCGGCACGTCGCGGATGCCGGTGTAGGTGTTGGTGAAGATCGGGGGCACGGCCAGCAGCACCAGGGCCACCAGCGTCGGCCAGAAGCCGAGGCCGAAGCCCCAGCGCAGCGAGAACGGCAGCAGCAGGGCGATCACCGCGAACGACGGCACGGCCCGGCCGATGTTCACGATCGACACCGCCAGCAGCGCGCCCCGCTTGACGTGACCCAGCACGATCGCCGGCGGCAGCGCCACGACCACGGCGATCGCCAGCGACGCGAACGACAGCTGCAGGTGGGCCCACAGCAGCGACGGCAGGCCGTTGCGCCCGTGCCAGGCCGCGTCGGTGCCCAGGTAGTCCCACATCTGGCGCCAGGTCTCACCCACGGGCGCCCTCCCGGCTCACACCGGCGACCGACACGGCGCCGAGGGCGGGACGGCCGGGGTCGATCGGCACGACGCGCCGCGCCTTGCGGGCCCACGGCGTCGTCAGCCACTCGACCAGCACGAACAGCACGTCGAAGACGATCGCCAGCGCGACCGACAGCACGGTGCCCACCACCACCGGCGTGGAGAAGTCGCGGCTCAGGCCGTCGTTGATCAGGTCGCCGAAGCCGCCCTTGCCCACCAGCGCGGCGACCGTCACCAGGCCGACCGTGGTCACGGTGGCGATGCGCAGGCCGGCGACGATGGCGGGCACGGCCAGCGGCAGGTCGATGCGCAGCACCCGGCGCCAGCGCTCGTAGCCCATGCCGTCGGCCGCCTCCCGCACGTGCGCGGGCACGCCGTCGATGCCGGCGACGATGTTCCGCAGCAGGATCAGCAGCGTGTAGCCGACCAGGGCGATCTGGGCGGGCACGATGCCGAGGCCGGTGATCGGCACGAGGATGCCGAACAGCGCCAGGCTCGGGATCGAGTAGAGCACCGCACAGAACCCGGCCAGCGGGCCGTAGGTCCAGTGCCAGCGGGTGGCCAGCAGCGCCATGCCCATGGCCAGCACGAAGCCGAGGCCCACCGCGAGGACGGTGAGCTGGACGTGCTCGACCGCGGCCTCGCGGATCTCGTCGAGGTGGTCCCCGACCCAGCTCCAGCGCACCAGCGGCTCGTCGGCCGCGAGCAGCACGGGGGTCACCCGGTGATGCCCTCGGCCAGGTCGTCGACGGTGAGCATCCCCCGGTAGCGCTCGTCGTCCTCCACCACGACGGCGACCCGGGTCCGCGACGTGACGATGCCGTCGAGCGCGGCCTTGAGCGACGTGCCCGGCGGGAACACCGCCAGGAACGGCCTGGCCTCCACGGCGCCGACCGTCGGGTCGCCGTTGAGGTCGGCCGCACCGACCCAGCCGAGCAGCTTCCCGGCGTCGCGCACGCCCACCCAGTCGACGTTGTTCGCCGCCATCACCGCCCGGGCCCGGTCCGGCGTGGCGTCCAGGTCGACCACCGGCCCCTCCCGCAGCGCCACGTCGTCGACGGTCAGCAGCGAGAGGCGCTTGAGGCCGCGGTCGTCGCCCAGGAAGTCGGCGACGAACTCGTTCGCCGGCTTGCGCAACAGCTCCTCGGGCGTGCCGACCTGCGCCAGGATGCCGCCCATGTTCAGGATCACGACGCGGTCGGCCAGCTTGATGGCCTCGTCGATGTCGTGGGTGACGAACACGATGGTCTTGTGGACGGTCCGCTGGATGTGCAGCAGCTCGTCCTGCAGACGGGCGCGCACGATCGGGTCGACCGCCGAGTAGGGCTCGTCCATCAGCAGGATCGGCGGGTCGGCCGCCAGCGCCCGGGCCACGCCCACCCGCTGCTGCTGGCCGCCCGACAGCGCCGCCGGGTAGCGGCGCAGCAGGCCGCGGTCGAGGTCGAGCAGGCCCGCCAGCTCGTCGACCCGGGCGTCGATGCGATCGCGCTTCCAGCCCAGCAGCTCGGGGACGGTGGCGATGTTGTCGGCGACGCTGCGGTGCGGGAACAGGCCCGCCTGCTGGATCACGTAGCCGATCCCGCGGCGCAGCTCGTGGGCCGGCAGCGTGCGGGCGTCGACGCCGTGGATCCACACGGTGCCGCCGGTGGGCTCGACGAGCCGGTTGATCATCTTCAGCGTCGTGGTCTTGCCACAGCCGGAGGGGCCGACCAGCGCCACCAGCTCGCCGGTGGGGATCGACAGATCGAGCCGGTCGACTGCCGGTCTCGCCGCACCCGGGTACTCCTTCGAGAGCTGCTCGAGGCGAATGGCGACGTCTGGCGTGGCCGACATCGCTGGGACCCTACCCTCGCGTCACTCCGGTGCGGTCCAGTTCCCGACCCTGACCCTCGGAAATGCCGGCTATTCCGTGGGAAACCCAGCCGCGGCGGTCGGCCCAGACCAGCATCGGCGGCAGGATCACCAGAGCGCTCAGCAACGCCACGGTCACGTTCATGGCCACGACGATGCCGAAGTCGCGCAGCAGCGGCAGCGACGAGAAGGAGATCACCGCCACGCCGGCGATGGCCGTGCACGCCGAGACGATGAACGCCCGGCCGGTGTGCTCGGCGGTCACGTCGACGGCCTCCCGAGGGGCCAGGCCGCGGCGGCGCTCCTCCAGGTAGCGCAGCAGGATCAGCGACGTGAACTCGGTGCAGGCGGCGACGACGAGCGGGCCGCCGACCGCGGTCATCGGGCTGAGCTGCAGGTCGAACACCCACGCCACCAGCGACGCCGTGCCCACCGCGATCAGCACCGGCACCAGCGACAGCAGCGACCGCACGATGCTCTTGAGCCGCACCGCCAGGAAGATGCCGACGAAGCCGATCGCCAGGTAGGTGAGCAGGATGCGGTTGGACTCCAGGTTGTGGAGGAGGCCGACGCCCACCACCGCCAAGCCGGAGGGGGTGGCCTCGACGCCGGCCGGCGGGTCGATCTGGGCGCGGATCTCGTCCACGTACACCGCGGTGTCCTCCAGCGACCCTGCCGCGGTGCGGAAGATGAGGTTGAGGGCGCCGTCGTCGGGGCGGGCCGTGGCCTTCTGGATGTCCTCGGGGGCGACGGCGTAGGCGGCGGCCACGTCGTCGCCGGTGGGCGCCAGCGTCGACGCACCCGGGATGTCGAGCAGGAAGCTCACGGTCGTCACCACCGACGAGGCGGTGAGCAGCTCGTCGGGCCGGTTGGTCAGCTCCTCGCGGGCGAAGCCGTCGACGAACGCCACGGTCTCGTCGTCGAACGCGTCGTCGGACTGGACGAAGATGCCCAGCTCCGACGACGAGCCCGTCTCCGACTTGAGCGTGTCGATCTTGCGGATCACGTCGCTGTCCTGGTTGACCCAGCGCTCCGGGTCGGTCTGCAGGCTCAGGTCGTTCTCCACCGCCATGCCGCCGGCGAAGATCACCACGCTCGCCACCACCAGCCACAGCCCGATCCGGGAGGGCAGGCTTCCCAGCCACAGCACCAGGCGACCGAGCGGGCCCTCGGTGAAGTCGCGCCCCTTCGTCGGCGACCGGTACTCGCGGATGCCGAGGATCGAGAGCGGCATGATGATCGAGCAGAAGCAGATGGCGGCGATGCCGACCGCCAGCAGCAGGCCGAAGTCGCGGATCATCGGCACCTTGGCGAACTGCAGCGCCAGGAACGCGAACACCGCGTCGAACGTGACCACCAGCAGCGCGGGCCCGAGGTTGCGGGCCGTCTCCTGGATCGGGTGGTCCGCCCGGGCGACGATCACCTCCTCCTCGATCCGGGAGTGCATCTGGATCGCGTAGTCGATGCCCACGCCGAGCATCACCGGCAGCCCGGCGATGGTGACCACCGACAGCGGGATGCCCAGGTAGCCCGCCAGCCCGAAGGCCCACACCACGCCCACGAGGATCACCCCGAGGGGCAGCAGCCGCCAGCGCACGTCGAACAGCACCAGCAGGATCAGCACCATGATCGCCACCGCGATCGCGCCCAGCAGCAGCATGCCGCCGCGCAGGTAGTCGTTGAGCTGCTTCAGCAGCTCGGCGGCGCCGGTGGTGAGGACCGTGGCGTTCTGC
This window harbors:
- a CDS encoding cytochrome c biogenesis protein CcdA; the encoded protein is MIASLGPEGSFAWYLTIGMVATVNPCGFAMLPAYLSYFMGLDSSADDALHDAGLRRAARVALAVSAGFLAVFAVAGTLVKASSLPVYEYAPWISVVIGVSLVALGVAMLAGWEPTLRWLPAPGGGTRNGQRERTVRAMFVFGVSYAVASIGCTLPTFLVAVSGTMERESFVDGVVVFGIYALGMGLVLTALTVSMALARTSVLRLLRSAQPYIHSISAALVTLAGVYVAYFGILEVRTDRADGPNVPSSGVVDVVTGWSQDVAETIRSIGAVEIGVAVAALLGLGLAWTARPRRDTEP
- a CDS encoding ABC transporter substrate-binding protein; translation: MRNRSTLGLLGAILTAASLLATACSDEASTRPEDDTPSDAATDVEQVAVPESIPAGTTLRVGDQLEYLQTILSLAGEDQDLGYEVEYSSFVGGPPMLQAFQGGAVDTGFVGSTPLIFAQAQGQDIVAVAGWASENGSYRLVTAPGEEEIQGWEDLAGRSVAYQRGTAAEAALLQALDAAGVDPADVTTVDVPLTQVGSALSGGSADSAISVEPLTSVYLASNPTAPVVDSADEITDRSSFLIASAATLADDAKTAALADYTARLVRAFTYLRANPDGVAQAVYVDQYGLTPERAAEIVEAQGVGSFIELPGDIEDQQQALADLFVAAGQVPEAVDVSAEFDVRFRDLVEEAQSG
- a CDS encoding TauD/TfdA family dioxygenase, with protein sequence MTITEIDVELDVVPLSGTIGAVIRGLDVRHLDDATVAAVRRVWLERKVVFFPEQHLEPAEHLAFASRFGEPTEGHPVIPGLDGHPEVFQIDYTAARDLYSTYGDVSTRYRGIAWHTDVTFVPRPPLGSILRAVVVPEAGGDTLFSDQQAAYASLSPALQAFLETLTAVHDGRDQFKGILDLVGEGRWEGEKLLKLEPVEHPVVRTHPETGAKTLFVNPGFTSHIKELDRAESDALLAFLYTHAVKPEHTVRYHWSQGDIGFWDNRATQHAVVGDFGDEHRVIQRVTLRGDEPR
- a CDS encoding ABC transporter ATP-binding protein, with the translated sequence MATGTLTHALRRDFGDRAVLRGIDLEIATGEFVALLGRSGSGKTTLLRILAGLDSGAAGDAHVPVRRAVGFQDARLLPWMSVLGNVVLGLRGDDAEARGRAAIAEVGLSGHEHDWPKTLSGGEGQRAALARALVRAPDLLLLDEPFGALDALTRLRMHALVQELCARHRPAVLLVTHDVDEAILLADRVLVLTDGHISLDVPVDVPTPRLRSDDRFVVLRARLLTELGVEEPSPLGGNL
- a CDS encoding ABC transporter permease; the encoded protein is MGETWRQMWDYLGTDAAWHGRNGLPSLLWAHLQLSFASLAIAVVVALPPAIVLGHVKRGALLAVSIVNIGRAVPSFAVIALLLPFSLRWGFGLGFWPTLVALVLLAVPPIFTNTYTGIRDVPDDALEAAQGMGMQPGELVRKVEVPVAMPLILTGLRISAVQIIATATLGSLVGFRCLGSPIVAGFTRSDKGPLLAAAILVAAVALLTDGFFAQAQRWLMPWRRASPSSFDNPEVEGQTP
- a CDS encoding sigma-70 family RNA polymerase sigma factor, whose translation is MLLDRRAPVPEVSFEVVYEEEYEAVTRLAYLLVRSREVAEELTQDAFVRLYEYFDAVVTPAGWLRTAVVRMAITWQRRQDLERRRLAGTFDPGALGEPELDETWTAIGRLRQERQTVLVLRFYEDLSHRAIAELLGCSAATVRSRTRRALADLRREVSR
- a CDS encoding ABC transporter permease, which gives rise to MTPVLLAADEPLVRWSWVGDHLDEIREAAVEHVQLTVLAVGLGFVLAMGMALLATRWHWTYGPLAGFCAVLYSIPSLALFGILVPITGLGIVPAQIALVGYTLLILLRNIVAGIDGVPAHVREAADGMGYERWRRVLRIDLPLAVPAIVAGLRIATVTTVGLVTVAALVGKGGFGDLINDGLSRDFSTPVVVGTVLSVALAIVFDVLFVLVEWLTTPWARKARRVVPIDPGRPALGAVSVAGVSREGARG
- a CDS encoding TlpA disulfide reductase family protein, with translation MVSRRVPRPVLVGATVLVVAAVVALVAFRGEADDGPSPDEVRAVELGALGDGAPVRLGDLLTDGPVVVNFFAEWCQPCRQEMPAFERVHQERGDDVTIVGVSIDHQARRGLEVVDETGVTYPTYADPTGEVLALFEGTQMPTTVFVNPDGSVAATHMRELEADDLRAEIDELLA
- a CDS encoding ABC transporter permease, which gives rise to MTDLRSPETDVVEVADLVDLHPAAPELIRLPTRPAGEVDARRRRLPKGVERLAGVALLLALWELAAAAGWLRPDILAAPSAVLTVGWDLARDGTLAEALWASLQRVGWGLGLGIPLGTALALVAGLSRVGDDVVDANMQMLRFVPILGLQPLLIVWLGVGETTKITMIVLGVAFPIYVNTSAAVRAIDPGHLELATVLGLGRFDRLRRVVLPGARAGFLVGLRMATGVAWLLLVFAEQINASSGIGYLMVRAQTFFQTDVIVVCLVVYAVLGLVSDAVVRALEGRLLRWQPGR
- a CDS encoding ABC transporter substrate-binding protein, with amino-acid sequence MKRQRKVVAAIVVLALGLVATACGDDDDTATADREGPTVQIGAQDFGESAILAEIYKQALEADGFQADTQSLGGFRDLLFAAFESGDVNLAPDYLASEVEFLNEQAGGEPGVATSDAAATFDLLTPFLEDNDPALVAFEPSDAVNTNAFVITQETSDELGIETLSDLAEKGQDLSLGAPQDCEENAFCIPGLQEVYGLDLTPNFTPLDTGVIPTSLEEGAIDVALLFSTDGRIADEGWVLLEDDKQMLAADNVLPVATQELSDAYGADLAALLDSVSAELTTTDLTDLNKRYDIDKEDAADIAADWLSDHNLN